The nucleotide sequence tttctttcaaaaatatgtctGCATGAGTACTAAATACAtataattggaatttttttcaaatttatcctGCAGgtgggtcattttcaaaaactcaaaaaacactcaaaaatgcgtttttgtGTCAAGACCCAAGACACCATCAAAAAAAGCAATGCAGCCAGTGATATAATTCTGCAATTTTACTTACTGGCCTCCAAAAACGATAGAAAACCATTTGGGGTCATACAGGCACTCCCAAAGTGCCAAGTGAATTGGACTTTCCGACTTCATtaattgttgatgaaattttgtggaaattttgtggaaatttcaagtttcaaaatctgccggaggctccagaactgctcaaaacggatattccaaatttcagatttacatgtaaatttggtaaaattttgatttgtttttttatcgattcatcaaaaatcaaaaaatgatctttagcccttgaaatttctggtgataaatttttgcacgcTTTTCCGATCTAGCTTGGCTTACAAGGAaaccttttgaggtgtcacactctaatttgaacgggaccgcgatttttgtaaagagcatagtctaagatccccaaaaccaaattttcagctgcccaagttcatttttcgatttttggcgaatttttgaaaattcaaaattgactgcttttggcgatttatgcatttttttaaaaaagtacgtacttgatcaataaaaatggtcaaaataagtcccaaaactaatattaattactcaaatccaaatttcaccatttctaaccattctggagcctccagcgcgatttttcaatttctccagaattttgaatttgctccagaaggcgtgaatatgaagttgggcagctaaaaatctagtTGTATACACTCGACCTgattaacgagtttatctacatttgagccaattttgggagtgacacctcaaaagtggtttttgggccagcttttttcaaaatgaaaaaatccaaaaaatcaaaagataaccgtttgtgaggaagtttttgaaatttgcgcgaatcgctgtatttcttcaagaactaacccccggagcgcaaattctaccctttccagccgttttggagcgagagtgacacttcaaaaaaccactcttgaggctcacaaaatcggctcaaatgtggaaaacttgttgaacaggtcgagggtaatatacaactcgatttttagctgcctaacttcatattcacgccttctggagcaaattcaaaattctggagaaattgaaaaatcgtgctggaggctccagaatggctggaaatggcgaaatttggatttggggggttagtattggacaaaatacagcgattcgcgtgaatttcaaaaatttccacgcaaacgggaaacttttaatttttttgattttttaatttcgaaaaaacctGGTCAAAgaatcactcttgaggtgtcactctcaaaatcggctcaaatgtagataaactcgttaaataggtcgagtataatacacaacacgatttttagcttcccaacttcatattcacgccttctggagcaaattcaaaattctggagaaattgaaaaatcgcactggaggctccagaatagctgtaaatggtgaaatttggatttgggcaattaatattagttttgggacttattttgaccatttttattgatcaagtacgtacttttttaaaaaaatgcataaatcgccaaaaacagtcaattttgaattttcaaaaattcgccaaaaatcgaaaaatgaatttgggccgctgaaaatttggttttgggggtttaaGACTAtcctctttccaaaaatcgcggtcccttTCAAATCGGactgtgacacctcaagaggttcccttgttagttcaAAAGATTTCGAGTGAATCCtacgttggaaagcaaaatctgcgatttcggctgatctgtcaatcaaaatggccgccttTTTTGTTAGTAGGGTCTATTGGGGGcgtaggggggagggggtaatttgtttttaaaatatttttaatttggtaaCGAATAATATGTAGATATAATTAATTCGTCATCTGgtacttaattaattttgttttgtttcgtgtttgtttcaggtgagtctCGAATTCCCTCTTGTAAACATTATGACAAATCCAATTCATCTGGTGTAAGAATCAGAAGCCCACGAGtaagtttttcttttctattgaATCTTGGCATCTTCAATCTAGTCTATGTTCGGGGCTACGAGGTAGTTCTCATAAAACTGACTAATGGATTATTTGAAGTACATACATTAATAATATTATACCCAAGTCCCAAATATGCTGATATTGAGAGAAATCATCAGTTCAACTTCAACTTTTGTTTGAGAAACTTGAGGACTGCTGGTCTCTTTGAAATTCTAATACTGTATTAAAAATCAGATCAATAGTAGTGTGCCTTGATGATGCATAGCGAGTTACTCGTTTGGCAAGGAGACAATATAAGTAGCATATGCTAATCAATCGTAGGCAAAGATAGAACCGGTTCGAAGTGTAAATGTGTCGGTTTTTCCATTGGGTTTTGATTATCGAAAAAATGCTGTCGTATTATGTGATTCCGAACAGCTGGGTTCATGATTGtaattaaagtgaaaaaattcacatccaAGTGGTAGGTAATCAgagagaaaaatgatgaaaattctacCGAATCCGATTTAACGCGTTCTCGTTATCAAATGAGTGTTCATGCGTGGTAAATTAATCGAGCACTATAGGAGGGGCCGGAGGGAGAAAAGCAGAGAGTATCATATTTCATACAAATACCAGCAATCAGTGTGTGCTTTTTGTACATTGTATAAGCATACAGTGTGCGCCTGGATCTCTATCTTATAGCGAAGATTTGAATGTTCCAAAGGAAAGAATATATGTTTACCTCCCTGATAGATTTACCATCTAACGCTGATCCGTAGCTAGATgtagttttggaaaaagttgtaaatatcCAAACTGTGGTGTGGTAATTCGACGGTTAGCACTTGGAAATGTCCACCAAACggtattgaaatattttcgctCCCGCTGGCCGCTGCTGGCCTGCAGTTGCAGAAGGTAGAGGATGGGCGATGGGCGCTCACCGGTAGCCGTATAGCTATAGTTAATTGATAGCGTAGCGTGACCAAGCTCGACTCGTCGAACTGATTCCGATTAATAATAGTCGAGTCAGCAATAATTAATCTCACGCCGCTTTGTTACTCTTCTTCTCGCTGATTCCAACTCGCAGAGAAGCTGAATGGCGATGCTGGCCGGGACGCGCCTCGGGAGAAACCTGGCTGGGCTGGGATGCTAGATGCTGGGTATGCTGGAACCAGTTTATACAGAATTGGATACGGCTTCGAGAGACTCGAGATGAGGTGCAGTATGTGCTGCCAGCTACCGTGCTAGGCCTTAATTGAAAGATATACGACGATTAACTTATATTATATATTTTAATTGCGACCAGCTGGTTtccttttttctctatctctctctctctctctctcactcactGTGTTGTTGTTCAGCAACGATCGCGATACCAAATATTTCATATATCGGGCTAGCTACCGAATTTCTTCATCTCTGCAGTCTCGCAGCTTCGAAGTggttaagtaatttttttcttttcggtggaaaaaaaataatttccgagGTGTTTGCCGCgcatatacttacttacatacgCATACCTGGAACCTAGTCTACCTAATTGCTTCTGTACACATTTGCCGTCAATATCCAGTAAAATAATCGCACCTCGACTCTAACCATGGATGTTTACCCAATGCGACTGTTGCCCGGCACCGAAATAAAATCTTATTTACAAGCCTTCGTCGAGCGGAATAAATTACAGGCAGCTTTTATATTGACGTGCTGCGGTAGCGTTACTAAAGCTCGTTTACGATTCGCCTCCGATCAACATCTCGATCATAAAACGGTAAGATAAGTGAATTAATGCTTATTGCTTACACACTTATACACGTAAATATGTTTCTAACACGCGTATGGCTCCttaaatactcgtacacgaTGATGGTGATGCTGCGACCttcgttgattttattttaatgcaagCAGGTAACCGTCGATGAAAAAATGGAGATTACTTCTCTAGTGGGTACCATATGCAAAGATGGAGCTCACTTGCACACGACGTTGGGTAATCAAAACGGACAGACTGTTTCGGGTCACGTAGTAGGAGACTTTATTGTACATACGACTGCCGAAATCGTTTTGGGAAACGCTGTCGGGTATGATTTTTCGAGAAAGTTCGATGAAAATACTGGATTCGCCGAGTTGGTGGTTGAAAGTAAAAAGACTGATGAATAGTGATGGTAATGATCAATGAACTAGAGACTAGAGTAGTGcgaaattttgttaattttattattttaaatgaattttacgAACGAATAACATCTCTTGATTGATTGAAGCATCGAGTAGTACATATAATTATCATATTACTAGTGCAATAAAATGTacgaaatacatatttcaaaaattcttgcattttgTGTGTTTTCAATTTATCATGTTTACTGCTAGAATATCCCGCACCTACTTACCCATCTAGAACATTTGGTAATACAATAAACAGCAACTCAAACCACGTAAATATGAGTCGAGTTGACGATCTTGAAAACTGAAGGGAAAGAGTTATTCTTCGAATATTATGCtggtggaaatttttctcgtttcattgctcacaagggaacctcttaaggtatccgcctccgatttgaacgggaccgcgatttttggaaagagcatattctaaaacccccaaatccaaattttcagctgcccaagttcatttttcgatttttggcgaatttttgaaaatccaaaattgactattttggtgatttatgctttttttaaaaaaaagtacgtacttgatcagtaaaaatgttcaaaataaatcccaaaactgatattaaccccgcAAATACAAATGTGGCCATTtccggtcattctggagcctccagcacgatttttcaatttctccagaatattcaatttgctccagaaggcgtgatatgaagttggacagctaaaaatcaagttgtgtgttatactcgacctgtttaacgaatttatccacatttgagccaattctggagcggacacctccagagtggtttttttaccagtttttttttcaaaataaaaatattcaaaactcaaaaatttcccgtttgcgagaaaattttagaaatttgcgcgaatcgcagtatttcgtcgTGATCTCATGAACTAACCctacgagggcgaatttcgccatttccagctattttggaggctccagcgcgatttttcaatttctccagaattttcaatttgctccagaaggcgtgaatatgatgttgggcagctaaaaatcgagttgtgtgttatactcgaactgtttaacgaatttattcacatttgagccgattctggaggggacacctcaagagtgggtttttgaccagctttttttcataataaaaatatccaaaaattgaagggaggcccaagaaaggctggaaatggtaaaattcgctctcgtgtacttaattaatgacaaaatacagcgactcgcgcaaatttcaaaaattttctcacaagcgagaaatttttgatttttggatatttttatattgaaaaaaagctggtcaaaaaaccactcttgaggtgtccgctccaaaatcggctcaaatgtggataaattcgttaaacagatcgagtataacacacaactcgatttttagctgcccaagttcatatccacgccttctggagcaaattcaaaattctggagaaatttaaaaatcgcgctggaggctccagaatggctggaaatggcaaaatttggattttcggggttaatatcagttttgggacttattttgaacatttttacttatcaagtacgtactttttttaaaaaagcataaatcaccaaaatagtcaattttggattttcaaaaattcgccaa is from Planococcus citri chromosome 1, ihPlaCitr1.1, whole genome shotgun sequence and encodes:
- the LOC135843038 gene encoding bifunctional protein GlmU-like; this translates as MDVYPMRLLPGTEIKSYLQAFVERNKLQAAFILTCCGSVTKARLRFASDQHLDHKTVTVDEKMEITSLVGTICKDGAHLHTTLGNQNGQTVSGHVVGDFIVHTTAEIVLGNAVGYDFSRKFDENTGFAELVVESKKTDE